A stretch of the Haloarcula ordinaria genome encodes the following:
- a CDS encoding AAA family ATPase, which translates to MDAPLWTEIHAPKLADIPQPEARDHLQGAIEEPMNLLVHGPKGAGKTAAVRAYAREVHANSDADFTELNVADVFDMTKKEVANDPRFSSFIDSKRRRESSKADLINHVLKESASYAPVSGTYKTILLDNAESIREDFQQALRRVMEQYYEATQFVIATRQPSALIPPIRSRCFPVVMRAPNHEETVAVLRDVVTAEGVAHDDDGLEYVAGYAEGDLRTAILAAQTTAEEEGELTMDTAYETLHALEADGQVEAMVEAAEDGRFTDARSTLDDLLVDEGYGASDILEDLLSVARSRYSGRRLAEVHRLAGQTDMALVDAANERVHLAHLLAQLGERQ; encoded by the coding sequence ATGGACGCGCCGCTGTGGACCGAAATCCACGCCCCGAAACTGGCGGACATCCCCCAGCCCGAGGCCCGCGACCACTTGCAGGGAGCCATCGAGGAGCCGATGAACCTGCTGGTCCACGGGCCGAAAGGGGCGGGCAAGACAGCCGCCGTCCGCGCCTACGCCCGGGAGGTCCACGCGAACTCCGACGCCGACTTCACCGAGCTCAACGTCGCCGACGTCTTCGACATGACCAAGAAGGAGGTCGCGAACGACCCGCGGTTCTCGTCGTTCATCGACAGCAAGCGCCGCCGCGAGTCCTCGAAGGCCGACCTCATCAACCACGTCCTGAAGGAGTCGGCCAGTTACGCCCCCGTCTCGGGGACCTACAAGACCATCCTCCTGGACAACGCCGAGAGCATCCGCGAGGACTTCCAGCAGGCGCTGCGTCGCGTGATGGAGCAATATTACGAGGCCACCCAGTTCGTCATCGCGACGCGCCAGCCCTCCGCCCTCATCCCCCCGATCCGCTCGCGCTGTTTCCCGGTCGTCATGCGCGCACCGAACCACGAGGAGACCGTCGCGGTCCTCCGGGACGTCGTCACCGCCGAGGGCGTCGCCCACGACGACGACGGCCTCGAGTACGTCGCCGGCTACGCCGAGGGCGACCTCCGGACCGCTATCCTGGCGGCCCAGACTACCGCCGAGGAAGAGGGCGAGCTGACGATGGACACCGCCTACGAGACGCTGCACGCACTCGAGGCCGACGGGCAGGTCGAGGCGATGGTCGAGGCCGCCGAAGACGGCCGGTTCACCGACGCTCGCTCGACGCTGGACGACCTGCTGGTCGACGAGGGGTACGGCGCGTCAGACATCTTGGAGGACCTGCTGTCCGTCGCCCGGTCGCGCTACTCCGGGCGGCGGCTGGCCGAGGTCCACCGCCTGGCCGGCCAGACCGACATGGCGCTGGTGGACGCGGCCAACGAGCGGGTCCATCTCGCACACCTCCTCGCGCAGCTGGGCGAGAGACAGTAG
- a CDS encoding bifunctional N(6)-L-threonylcarbamoyladenine synthase/serine/threonine protein kinase, with the protein MRVLGIEGTAWAASAALFATDDPTSASDADHVFIETDAYQPESGGIHPREAAEHMGEAIPQVVETVLDHARERARTTSEDGGAPIDADEGPPSNQSASPIDAVAFARGPGLGPCLRIVGTAARAVAQRFDVPLVGVNHMVAHLEVGRHQSGFSSPVCLNASGANAHLLGYRNGRYRVLGETMDTGVGNAIDKFTRHLDWSHPGGPKVEQHAKDGDFHPLPYVVKGMDFSFSGIMSAAKQAVDGGASASNASGGSSDERRASDGVPVDDVCRGLEETIFAMLTEVSERALSLTDADELVLGGGVGQNERLQGMLREMCEQRGAEFYAPEDRFLRDNAGMIAMLGAKMYTAGDTLAIEDSGIDSDFRPDEVAVTWRDDETVGAGHRGAAEGDTAVQGAEATVTFEGDSVVKDRVPRTYRHPQLDERLRIERTRQEVRLTADARRHGVPTPLVRDVDPQEARIVFQRVGDCDLREALTVDRVRDVGRHLARIHDAGFVHGDPTTRNVRVAPRDKPRSSERGANAVREASDADRRIFLIDFGLGYYTQEAEDHAMDLHVLSQSLAGTADDAEPLLAAAEAAYREASDHADDVFRSLEDIEGRGRYQ; encoded by the coding sequence ATGCGCGTTCTCGGTATCGAGGGTACCGCCTGGGCAGCCAGTGCTGCGCTCTTTGCGACCGACGACCCGACGAGCGCGAGCGACGCCGACCACGTCTTCATCGAGACCGACGCCTACCAGCCCGAGAGCGGCGGCATCCACCCGCGCGAGGCCGCCGAGCACATGGGCGAGGCGATTCCGCAGGTCGTCGAGACGGTCCTCGACCACGCCCGCGAGCGGGCTCGGACGACCAGTGAGGACGGGGGTGCCCCTATCGACGCCGACGAGGGTCCCCCGTCGAACCAATCGGCGTCGCCGATTGACGCCGTCGCCTTCGCCCGCGGCCCCGGCCTCGGCCCCTGCCTGCGCATCGTGGGAACCGCCGCCCGAGCCGTCGCACAACGCTTCGACGTCCCGCTGGTGGGCGTCAACCACATGGTCGCCCACCTCGAGGTCGGCCGCCATCAGTCCGGTTTCTCGTCGCCGGTCTGCCTGAACGCGTCGGGGGCCAACGCCCACCTGCTGGGCTACCGAAACGGCCGCTACCGCGTGCTCGGCGAGACGATGGACACCGGCGTCGGCAACGCCATCGACAAGTTCACCCGCCACCTCGACTGGTCCCATCCCGGCGGGCCGAAGGTCGAACAGCACGCGAAGGACGGCGATTTCCACCCGCTGCCCTACGTCGTCAAGGGGATGGACTTCTCCTTCTCGGGCATCATGAGCGCGGCCAAGCAGGCCGTCGACGGCGGGGCCTCCGCGAGCAATGCGAGCGGAGGCTCGTCGGACGAACGACGTGCGTCCGACGGTGTTCCGGTCGACGACGTCTGTCGCGGCCTGGAGGAGACCATCTTCGCGATGCTCACCGAGGTATCCGAACGCGCGCTGTCGCTGACCGACGCCGACGAACTCGTCCTGGGCGGCGGCGTCGGCCAGAACGAACGCCTCCAGGGGATGCTCCGAGAGATGTGCGAGCAGCGCGGTGCAGAGTTCTACGCGCCAGAGGACCGCTTCCTCCGCGACAACGCCGGCATGATAGCCATGCTCGGCGCGAAGATGTACACCGCCGGCGACACGCTCGCTATCGAGGACTCGGGCATCGACTCGGACTTCCGGCCCGACGAAGTGGCGGTCACGTGGCGCGATGACGAGACCGTCGGTGCTGGACACCGCGGCGCGGCCGAGGGTGACACCGCGGTACAGGGCGCGGAAGCGACTGTTACCTTCGAGGGAGATTCGGTCGTCAAGGACCGTGTCCCGCGGACCTACCGCCATCCACAACTCGACGAGCGGCTGCGTATCGAGCGCACCCGGCAGGAGGTCCGGCTCACGGCCGACGCGCGGCGCCACGGTGTCCCGACGCCGCTGGTCCGGGACGTCGACCCGCAGGAGGCCCGCATCGTCTTCCAGCGCGTCGGCGACTGCGACCTTCGGGAGGCGCTGACCGTCGACCGCGTCCGCGACGTGGGCCGCCACCTCGCGCGCATCCACGACGCCGGCTTCGTCCACGGCGACCCGACGACGCGGAACGTGCGGGTCGCGCCGAGAGATAAGCCCCGGAGTTCCGAGCGGGGAGCGAACGCGGTCCGCGAAGCGAGCGACGCCGACCGACGGATCTTCCTCATCGACTTCGGCCTGGGGTACTACACCCAGGAGGCCGAGGACCACGCGATGGACCTCCACGTCCTCTCGCAGTCGCTGGCGGGGACGGCCGACGACGCCGAGCCGCTGCTCGCGGCCGCCGAAGCCGCCTACCGCGAGGCCAGTGACCACGCCGACGACGTGTTCCGGAGCCTCGAGGACATCGAGGGACGGGGCCGCTATCAGTAG
- a CDS encoding IMP cyclohydrolase: MYVGRFVVVAPEVGAYRVSSRSFPNRQAVDRDGTVTVEPTPDAPATDNPYISYNGVRVTERGAVVGNGSHVDPIAEKLELGYPARDALAEPLLALDFEKDDYDTPRIAGIVGLDESDPTTNAEGPGAVVGTVRRDALLVEEVTEPTLVATYEEDSPTAFDLDATDAEAAAREVYDHEFEHAVCAAGVSGTAGAFDVSVYNGE, translated from the coding sequence ATGTACGTCGGACGCTTCGTCGTCGTCGCTCCCGAGGTTGGCGCGTACCGCGTCTCCTCGCGCTCGTTCCCGAACCGTCAGGCCGTCGACCGCGACGGCACCGTCACCGTCGAGCCCACGCCGGACGCCCCGGCGACCGACAACCCCTACATCTCCTACAACGGCGTCCGCGTGACCGAGCGCGGCGCCGTGGTCGGAAACGGGTCGCACGTCGACCCCATCGCCGAGAAACTCGAACTGGGCTATCCCGCCCGCGACGCGCTGGCCGAACCGCTGCTGGCGCTTGACTTCGAGAAGGACGACTACGACACGCCGCGCATCGCCGGTATCGTCGGGCTGGACGAGTCGGACCCGACGACGAACGCCGAGGGGCCGGGTGCGGTCGTCGGCACCGTCCGCCGCGACGCGCTGCTCGTCGAGGAGGTCACCGAGCCGACGCTGGTCGCCACCTACGAGGAAGACAGCCCGACGGCGTTCGACCTCGACGCGACGGACGCCGAGGCGGCGGCCCGCGAGGTGTACGACCACGAGTTCGAACACGCCGTCTGTGCCGCCGGGGTCAGCGGGACGGCCGGCGCGTTCGACGTCAGCGTCTACAACGGCGAGTGA
- a CDS encoding DUF7344 domain-containing protein produces the protein MGNTFSGDATPGIGSKPTVSNPDAISNAVLKLDHVHDALGHPRRRYLCYTLLEQTEWSLTDLATKIAAWEADVPEHEVGDDQRTAVYVSLYHTHVPNLVEREVVSYDPETETLSTAANTQQIISALEGIGASLNGTLETHARSEMDDESGR, from the coding sequence ATGGGGAACACTTTCAGTGGGGACGCGACACCAGGAATCGGGTCGAAGCCGACGGTCTCGAACCCGGATGCCATCTCGAACGCGGTCCTGAAGCTGGACCACGTCCACGACGCGCTCGGCCATCCACGACGGCGATACCTGTGTTACACACTCTTAGAGCAGACCGAGTGGTCGCTGACCGACCTGGCGACGAAGATCGCCGCCTGGGAGGCCGACGTCCCCGAACACGAGGTCGGCGACGACCAGCGGACGGCCGTCTACGTCTCGCTGTATCACACCCACGTTCCCAACCTTGTCGAACGCGAGGTCGTCTCCTACGACCCCGAGACGGAGACGCTCTCGACGGCGGCGAACACCCAGCAGATCATTTCTGCCCTCGAAGGAATCGGGGCGTCCCTCAACGGGACGCTAGAAACTCACGCACGGAGTGAGATGGATGATGAGTCAGGAAGATAG
- a CDS encoding aspartate kinase, producing the protein MRVVAKFGGTSLGSGDRINRAADSIAAAVEQGHEVAVVASAMGNTTDELLDEIEYEADDADRAEIVSMGERTSVRMLKGALSARGIDAVFLEPGSDEWPIITDEYGEVDVEETRKRAHALAGQLKDVVPVITGFLAQDHEGNVTTLGRGGSDTSAVMMGNYMDADEVVIVTDVEGVMTGDPRVVEGARNVGEITVDELRSLSFRGAEVVAPSALAYKDADLAVRVAHYQHGDLLTGGTSIEGEFQSLIDLQENPVACLTVAGRAIRNSPGILGELSSAIGDAGINIEANSSGMDSLTFYVDEEDAQEVEALLHDRIVDDETLSSVTVQDDIGVIRVTAGDPSKPNLAFRVIDPISDAHIHIYDVLTSATSVSVFIPWDDREQALSLIQDVF; encoded by the coding sequence ATGCGGGTAGTCGCGAAGTTCGGCGGGACGAGTCTCGGGAGCGGTGACCGGATCAACCGGGCCGCAGACTCCATCGCTGCCGCGGTAGAACAGGGCCACGAGGTGGCTGTCGTCGCCTCGGCGATGGGTAACACCACGGACGAGCTGCTCGACGAAATCGAGTACGAAGCCGACGACGCCGACCGCGCCGAGATCGTCTCGATGGGCGAGCGGACCTCCGTCCGGATGCTCAAGGGAGCGCTCTCGGCCCGCGGCATCGACGCCGTCTTCCTCGAACCGGGCAGCGACGAGTGGCCCATCATCACCGACGAGTACGGCGAGGTCGACGTCGAGGAGACCAGGAAGCGCGCCCACGCGCTGGCCGGGCAGCTGAAGGACGTCGTCCCGGTCATCACGGGCTTTCTGGCACAGGACCACGAGGGCAACGTCACGACGCTGGGCCGCGGCGGCTCCGACACCTCCGCGGTCATGATGGGCAACTACATGGACGCCGACGAGGTCGTCATCGTCACCGACGTCGAGGGCGTCATGACCGGCGACCCGCGGGTCGTCGAGGGCGCCCGCAACGTCGGCGAGATCACCGTCGACGAGCTGCGGTCGCTGTCGTTCCGCGGCGCCGAAGTCGTCGCCCCGTCGGCGCTGGCCTACAAGGACGCCGACCTCGCGGTCCGGGTCGCGCACTACCAGCACGGCGACCTACTGACCGGTGGCACCTCCATCGAGGGCGAGTTCCAGAGCCTCATCGACCTGCAGGAGAACCCGGTGGCCTGTCTCACCGTCGCCGGCCGCGCCATCCGCAACAGTCCGGGCATCCTCGGGGAGCTGTCCTCCGCCATCGGCGACGCGGGCATCAACATCGAGGCCAACTCCTCGGGGATGGACTCGCTTACCTTCTACGTCGACGAGGAGGACGCCCAGGAGGTCGAGGCGCTGCTCCACGACCGCATCGTCGACGACGAGACGCTCTCCTCGGTGACCGTCCAGGACGACATCGGCGTCATCCGGGTCACTGCCGGCGACCCGAGCAAGCCGAACCTGGCGTTCCGGGTCATCGACCCCATCTCCGACGCCCACATCCACATCTACGACGTCCTGACTTCGGCGACCTCCGTCTCCGTGTTCATCCCGTGGGACGACCGCGAGCAGGCACTCAGCCTGATTCAAGACGTCTTCTAA
- a CDS encoding helix-turn-helix domain-containing protein: MAVNSSPNRFRELMVDDEPALDEVMACVFGVQSHEVRTYRTLLENPSSTVEELANELDRDRSNVNRSLSTLREKSLAKRQRRLLDGGGHVYQYTAMPLDETRELMHETLDQWAEAVHEQIDAFDAE; this comes from the coding sequence ATGGCAGTCAACTCCTCACCCAACCGGTTCCGCGAACTGATGGTCGACGACGAGCCCGCCCTCGACGAGGTGATGGCGTGTGTCTTCGGCGTCCAGTCCCACGAGGTGCGGACCTACCGGACGCTGCTCGAGAACCCGAGCAGCACCGTCGAGGAGCTCGCGAACGAGCTCGACCGGGACCGGTCGAACGTCAACCGGTCGCTGTCGACGCTCCGGGAGAAGTCACTCGCGAAGCGACAGCGTCGCCTGCTCGACGGCGGCGGCCACGTCTACCAGTACACCGCGATGCCGCTCGACGAGACCCGCGAGCTGATGCACGAGACCTTGGACCAGTGGGCCGAGGCCGTCCACGAGCAGATAGACGCCTTCGACGCCGAGTAA
- a CDS encoding HalOD1 output domain-containing protein, whose amino-acid sequence MSQEDRHSTGGKHLDDRESQWTQAAQRHYDGEFELSTEIVYTIAEAKGVSPTEVRSPPLYECVDAACLENAFFGESAGGDSPRTNGSVQFTYAEFLVNVGNDGWIQVYEPDDR is encoded by the coding sequence ATGAGTCAGGAAGATAGGCACAGTACAGGGGGGAAGCACCTCGACGACAGGGAGAGCCAGTGGACGCAGGCGGCCCAGCGTCACTACGACGGCGAGTTCGAACTCTCGACGGAGATCGTCTACACCATCGCGGAAGCCAAGGGCGTCTCACCGACCGAAGTTCGGTCACCGCCGCTCTACGAGTGTGTCGACGCGGCGTGTCTCGAGAACGCGTTCTTCGGGGAGTCGGCAGGCGGAGACAGTCCCCGAACCAACGGCAGTGTCCAGTTTACCTACGCGGAGTTTCTCGTGAACGTAGGGAACGACGGCTGGATTCAGGTCTACGAACCGGACGACCGTTAG
- a CDS encoding metallophosphoesterase family protein: protein MKVGVLSDIHGNRVALEAVLEDMPSVDRLVCAGDVVGYNPWHADCVDAMRGESGGLLDDVPWPESPVPTVMGNHDRAVASETPFAFNSMAAAGVKHAREQLDDEQLAWLDGLPDERRVCDDRVKLVHGHPADPDHYTYPSEFGPDLLGEENVLVMGHTHHQHHEVYDAGIVMNPGSVGQPRDGDPRAAYAVVNLDSMTVEDRRVEYDVDAVAEAVADAGLPREIGSRLSGGR, encoded by the coding sequence ATGAAGGTCGGCGTGCTCTCGGACATCCACGGGAATCGCGTGGCGCTCGAAGCCGTGCTCGAAGACATGCCCTCGGTCGACCGCCTCGTCTGTGCCGGTGACGTCGTCGGCTACAACCCCTGGCACGCCGACTGCGTCGACGCGATGCGCGGCGAGTCTGGGGGCCTCCTCGACGACGTGCCGTGGCCCGAGTCGCCGGTACCGACGGTGATGGGCAACCACGACCGGGCGGTGGCCAGCGAGACGCCGTTCGCGTTCAACAGCATGGCCGCTGCCGGCGTCAAGCACGCCCGCGAGCAACTCGACGACGAGCAGCTGGCCTGGCTCGACGGGCTCCCCGACGAGCGCCGCGTCTGTGACGACCGGGTGAAACTCGTCCACGGGCACCCGGCGGACCCGGACCACTACACCTACCCCAGCGAGTTCGGCCCCGACCTGCTGGGCGAGGAGAACGTCCTCGTGATGGGGCACACCCACCACCAGCACCACGAGGTCTACGACGCGGGCATCGTGATGAACCCCGGGAGCGTCGGCCAGCCCCGCGACGGCGACCCCCGGGCGGCCTACGCGGTGGTGAACCTCGATTCGATGACCGTCGAGGACCGGCGCGTCGAGTACGACGTCGACGCCGTCGCCGAGGCCGTCGCGGACGCAGGCCTCCCTCGCGAAATCGGCTCGCGACTGTCAGGGGGGCGCTAG
- a CDS encoding sensor histidine kinase: MSSEVGMDRRWDQILEWWVPTVSLMAIGVLTVVVWVQVQGPTFALLDIALPTVFASVAIWQGLRLRRAESFDDTETVVRWFTVGLIVMAGLGLWPVVLRATGQPSVPVGVRLLTEIIAGGLFGLMVGVYSVTARESTQRATEAEVRREFLERQREANDLLNRTLRHQLLNGLTVVRGRGELLAARGNSDQERWATTVVDKSDQLAETVEKIADITEAMTADTDLEAVGLSTVVTAQADAVDRAFPDASVTVRSLPDCSVRADDLLERAVYNVLENAVEHNHGARPTVVVEATVADGAAHVRVADDGGGIPEGARERVLEANERGLESDGDGLGLFLTASILEQYGGDIEVGESALGGAQVELSLPLAAAERPTVTPEEGADRVAGLADGGGLQALL; the protein is encoded by the coding sequence ATGTCATCCGAGGTGGGGATGGACCGCCGGTGGGACCAGATACTCGAATGGTGGGTCCCGACGGTGAGTCTGATGGCGATCGGGGTGCTCACAGTGGTCGTCTGGGTACAGGTCCAGGGTCCGACGTTCGCACTGCTAGATATCGCGTTGCCGACGGTCTTCGCGAGCGTCGCAATCTGGCAGGGGCTCCGCCTGCGTCGGGCCGAGTCGTTCGACGACACCGAGACAGTCGTCCGTTGGTTCACCGTCGGACTGATCGTCATGGCCGGGCTCGGCCTGTGGCCCGTCGTCCTTCGCGCCACCGGCCAGCCCTCGGTGCCGGTCGGCGTCAGGTTGCTGACCGAGATAATCGCCGGGGGCCTCTTTGGCCTCATGGTCGGCGTCTACAGCGTCACGGCCCGTGAGTCGACCCAGCGAGCCACCGAAGCGGAGGTGAGACGGGAGTTCCTCGAGCGACAGCGCGAGGCCAACGACCTGCTGAACCGGACGCTGCGCCACCAGTTGCTCAACGGCCTGACGGTCGTCCGCGGCCGGGGCGAACTGCTCGCCGCACGGGGCAACAGCGACCAGGAACGGTGGGCGACGACCGTCGTCGACAAGAGCGACCAGCTGGCCGAGACAGTCGAGAAGATCGCCGACATCACCGAGGCGATGACCGCAGACACCGACCTCGAGGCCGTCGGGCTGTCGACAGTCGTGACCGCACAGGCCGACGCCGTCGACCGCGCGTTCCCCGACGCGTCGGTCACCGTCAGGTCGCTTCCCGACTGTTCGGTCCGGGCCGACGACCTGCTGGAGCGGGCGGTGTACAACGTCCTCGAGAACGCCGTCGAACACAACCACGGGGCCCGGCCGACGGTCGTCGTCGAGGCGACGGTCGCCGACGGCGCGGCCCACGTCCGGGTCGCCGACGACGGGGGCGGGATTCCGGAGGGGGCCCGCGAGCGGGTGCTCGAAGCCAACGAGCGCGGTCTGGAGAGCGACGGTGACGGCCTCGGGCTGTTCCTGACGGCGTCGATACTCGAACAGTACGGCGGCGACATCGAGGTGGGCGAGAGCGCCCTCGGGGGTGCACAGGTCGAGCTGTCGCTGCCGCTCGCCGCCGCCGAACGGCCGACGGTGACGCCGGAGGAAGGAGCCGACAGGGTCGCCGGGCTAGCAGACGGCGGCGGCTTGCAGGCCCTGCTGTGA
- a CDS encoding 30S ribosomal protein S27ae: MARNEYYEDGELTRETCPRCGDTLLAEHEDRQTCGKCGYTNWK, from the coding sequence ATGGCCCGCAACGAGTACTACGAGGACGGCGAACTCACGCGCGAGACCTGCCCCCGGTGTGGTGACACGCTGCTGGCGGAACACGAGGACCGCCAGACCTGCGGGAAGTGCGGCTACACCAACTGGAAGTAA
- a CDS encoding 30S ribosomal protein S24e, with translation MDIDIIEEDDNPMLHRTDVRFEVVHDEATPSRLSVRDSLAAKLNKDAEEVVVHKLDTKFGMRKTIGYAKVYDSPEDARDVEQDHMLERNKIVADGEVDEEAEEA, from the coding sequence ATGGACATCGACATCATCGAGGAAGACGACAATCCGATGTTGCACAGGACGGACGTCCGTTTCGAGGTCGTCCACGACGAAGCCACGCCCTCGCGGCTCTCCGTGCGCGACTCGCTCGCGGCGAAGCTGAACAAGGACGCCGAGGAGGTCGTCGTTCACAAACTGGACACGAAGTTCGGCATGCGCAAGACCATCGGCTACGCGAAGGTCTACGACAGCCCGGAGGACGCCCGTGACGTCGAGCAGGACCACATGCTCGAGCGCAACAAGATCGTCGCCGACGGCGAGGTCGACGAAGAGGCCGAGGAGGCATAA
- a CDS encoding DUF4166 domain-containing protein: protein MTGVYERALGDVTADLHPKVRERYSIGPEDGVTVGRGEMDILRGTHVLPVLYAMTARDMLFPEAGHDVPFTVTTVGYELDGHEAMTTRREFHFDHRTRRFDTVTVWDSAGERLLDFLGRGGLVATELHPRVEDGALVVEAGRQWVHLGDRYVELPAPLVAGVEVSDRYDETGERYHVLASVENPLAGHVLSYRGSFTQALTEREEVGDLRPIRRLERLPPR from the coding sequence ATGACCGGCGTCTACGAGCGCGCGCTCGGTGACGTGACCGCCGACCTGCATCCGAAGGTCCGCGAGCGCTACAGTATCGGCCCCGAGGACGGCGTCACCGTGGGCCGCGGCGAGATGGACATCCTGCGAGGGACCCACGTCCTGCCGGTGCTCTATGCGATGACGGCCCGCGACATGCTCTTTCCCGAGGCGGGCCACGACGTCCCGTTCACCGTGACGACCGTCGGCTACGAACTCGACGGTCACGAGGCGATGACGACCCGTCGGGAGTTCCACTTCGACCACCGGACCCGCCGCTTCGACACGGTGACGGTGTGGGACAGCGCTGGCGAGCGCCTGCTCGATTTCCTGGGTCGCGGTGGCCTCGTCGCGACCGAACTCCATCCACGCGTCGAGGACGGCGCGCTCGTCGTCGAAGCGGGCCGCCAGTGGGTCCACCTCGGCGACCGCTACGTCGAACTGCCGGCCCCACTCGTCGCCGGTGTCGAAGTCAGCGACCGCTATGACGAGACCGGCGAGCGCTACCACGTCCTCGCGAGCGTCGAGAACCCACTGGCCGGCCACGTCCTCAGCTATCGGGGCTCGTTCACGCAGGCACTGACCGAACGGGAGGAGGTCGGCGACCTGCGACCGATTCGTCGCCTCGAGCGCCTGCCGCCGCGGTGA
- the thrC gene encoding threonine synthase, whose amino-acid sequence MADLQLTDEVPPEADDGVWLACIECGETFAPFDDVIYTCEECDGLLEARYADLPTFEDFEGQGVWRYSAALPFDEGVSLPEGHTPLHRVPRLEDEVGVESLRVKHEGMNPTGSFKDRGMTVGVRVAKEVGVDRLACASTGNTSAALAAYGSRGGMETLVLLPAGKVAAGKIAQAALHQARILEVDGNFDQCLDRVQDLAARGEAYLLNSLNPFRLEGQKTIGLEIMEEHYADYGEYPDRIILPVGNAGNTAALYKCFRELVKAGAITEDQVPKLTGAQAEGAAPMVEAIEEGLEETRRWEDVETRATAIRIGNPVNAPKALPGIRETGGTAVAVSDEEITEAQRALAGEGVGVEPASAASVAALRKLRDRGDVEDDESVVCLTTGHLLKDPDAAAEAGNDPEPVPNDTDAILELIDEGSSVADTVRRQASKAADSPSLPVLIAGGLGLAYLYRKLRSKE is encoded by the coding sequence ATGGCCGACCTGCAACTCACCGACGAGGTACCTCCGGAAGCCGACGACGGCGTCTGGCTCGCCTGTATCGAGTGTGGCGAGACTTTTGCCCCCTTCGACGACGTCATCTACACCTGCGAGGAGTGTGACGGATTGCTCGAGGCTCGCTACGCCGACCTCCCGACCTTCGAGGACTTCGAGGGTCAGGGTGTCTGGCGCTACAGCGCAGCCCTGCCGTTCGACGAGGGCGTCTCGCTGCCCGAGGGTCACACGCCGCTGCACCGCGTCCCCCGCCTCGAGGACGAGGTCGGCGTCGAGAGCCTCCGCGTGAAACACGAGGGCATGAACCCGACCGGGTCGTTCAAGGACCGCGGGATGACCGTCGGTGTCCGCGTCGCCAAGGAGGTCGGCGTCGACCGACTGGCCTGTGCCTCGACCGGGAACACGTCGGCGGCGCTGGCGGCCTACGGCAGCCGCGGCGGGATGGAGACGCTCGTGCTCCTGCCCGCCGGCAAGGTCGCCGCGGGGAAGATCGCCCAGGCAGCCCTCCACCAGGCTCGTATCCTCGAGGTCGACGGCAACTTCGACCAGTGTCTCGACCGGGTACAGGACCTCGCGGCCCGGGGCGAGGCGTACCTCCTGAACTCGCTGAACCCGTTCCGCCTGGAGGGTCAGAAGACCATCGGCCTCGAGATAATGGAGGAACACTACGCCGACTACGGCGAGTACCCGGACCGCATTATCCTCCCGGTCGGCAACGCCGGCAACACCGCCGCGTTGTACAAGTGCTTCCGCGAACTGGTCAAGGCGGGCGCCATCACCGAAGACCAGGTGCCGAAACTCACCGGCGCCCAGGCCGAGGGGGCCGCCCCGATGGTCGAGGCCATCGAGGAAGGGTTAGAGGAGACCCGCCGCTGGGAGGACGTCGAGACCCGCGCGACGGCTATCCGCATCGGCAACCCGGTCAACGCACCGAAGGCCCTGCCCGGCATTCGCGAGACCGGCGGCACCGCCGTCGCCGTCTCCGACGAGGAGATCACCGAGGCCCAGCGCGCGCTCGCCGGCGAGGGCGTGGGCGTCGAACCCGCCTCCGCCGCCTCCGTCGCGGCGCTCCGGAAACTCCGCGACCGCGGCGACGTCGAGGACGACGAATCCGTGGTCTGTCTCACGACCGGCCACCTGCTGAAGGATCCCGATGCGGCCGCCGAAGCGGGCAACGACCCCGAACCGGTGCCCAACGACACCGACGCCATCCTGGAACTCATCGACGAGGGGTCGTCAGTCGCGGACACGGTCCGGCGACAGGCGTCGAAGGCTGCCGACTCGCCGTCGTTACCCGTACTGATTGCCGGTGGGCTCGGCCTCGCGTACCTCTACCGGAAGCTCCGCTCGAAGGAGTAG
- a CDS encoding zinc ribbon domain-containing protein, with product MVDPDSVVVWTLLGLAAVAAVGLLFLGPIGWLVAGGIVVTTLALAGYSGVFDDETQAERRNCEHCGAPNPVDSDDCGHCGATLDGA from the coding sequence ATGGTCGACCCTGACAGCGTCGTCGTCTGGACCCTCCTCGGTCTCGCCGCCGTCGCCGCCGTCGGACTGCTGTTCCTCGGCCCCATCGGCTGGCTGGTGGCGGGCGGCATCGTCGTCACGACGCTTGCTCTCGCGGGATACAGCGGGGTCTTCGACGACGAGACGCAGGCAGAGCGGCGCAACTGCGAGCACTGCGGCGCCCCGAACCCGGTCGACAGCGACGACTGTGGCCACTGTGGCGCGACGCTCGACGGGGCGTAG